A portion of the bacterium genome contains these proteins:
- a CDS encoding CBS domain-containing protein — translation MLVRDYMTSEVIYANLTDGLRQTFYRMRERGIRHMPVFDDREELVGIISDRDLRRPDWVDNEENVAHYYILDNRSKVEDAMKKNVSTIKAEDPIEAAVGILLERRFGALPVLDEAGKCVGVISAIDALRAFRDSLSS, via the coding sequence ATGCTGGTCCGGGACTACATGACGTCCGAGGTTATCTACGCGAACCTGACCGATGGCTTGCGCCAGACTTTCTATCGCATGCGCGAGCGCGGAATCCGCCACATGCCGGTGTTCGACGATCGGGAAGAACTGGTCGGGATCATCAGCGATCGCGACCTGCGCCGGCCCGACTGGGTAGATAACGAGGAAAACGTCGCCCACTACTACATCCTCGACAATCGATCGAAAGTCGAAGACGCGATGAAAAAGAACGTGTCCACCATCAAAGCCGAGGATCCCATCGAGGCTGCCGTCGGTATTCTGCTAGAACGACGCTTCGGCGCTCTACCCGTCCTCGACGAAGCGGGTAAGTGCGTCGGCGTAATCTCGGCCATCGACGCACTACGCGCCTTTCGCGACTCACTGTCCAGCTGA
- a CDS encoding alginate export family protein has product MNHDAIRRSLPMCGQAMAFILAVILLAPATLAWAHDPPSKDGDPIGNILNGAKPTLDVRARYEFGKQTNVEQSNATTIRARVGVLSPVFNGFQAFAEMEHTEAADRDGYRAASIHGPTSKTVIADPESTELNRMWISYKGFDTTAKLGRQRIKLNNLRFVGNVGWRQNEQTYDALRIVNNSIENLTLDYSYVINVLRIFGDDDGAAAHDDFDSRSHFANATYKLGANHKLGAYAYFMDLRNTGGNNNSNNTWGVHLGGKLPVSDDLSLGYYGEYAKQKDADGSTLSYRADYWHGKVSATFGKKYTVGVGYESLGAEDGDAFRTPLATLHKWNGFADVFLSTPMEGLNDAYAFVSMPLPCKMTFKAFYHDFSQEDSRGDTGHEYDLVLVKQLPWKIKALAKYARYTSEVPNAVGDTRALASDWTRVTFQLEYKY; this is encoded by the coding sequence ATGAACCATGACGCGATCCGACGAAGCCTGCCCATGTGTGGCCAGGCGATGGCCTTCATACTCGCAGTAATTCTACTCGCTCCGGCAACACTGGCCTGGGCTCACGACCCGCCAAGTAAAGACGGGGATCCCATCGGCAATATCCTGAACGGAGCCAAGCCGACACTCGACGTCCGAGCTCGTTACGAATTCGGAAAGCAGACGAATGTGGAGCAGTCCAACGCCACGACGATTCGCGCTCGCGTAGGCGTGTTGTCGCCGGTGTTCAATGGCTTCCAGGCCTTCGCCGAGATGGAGCACACCGAGGCGGCGGACCGCGACGGATATCGGGCGGCCAGCATTCACGGGCCGACCTCGAAAACCGTAATAGCGGACCCGGAATCCACAGAGCTCAACCGAATGTGGATTTCCTACAAGGGCTTCGACACCACGGCGAAGCTGGGACGGCAGCGAATCAAGCTCAATAATCTCCGCTTCGTAGGAAACGTCGGCTGGCGCCAGAACGAGCAGACCTACGACGCCCTGCGGATCGTCAACAACAGCATCGAGAATCTCACCCTCGATTACTCCTACGTCATCAACGTTCTCCGGATTTTCGGAGACGACGATGGTGCCGCGGCGCATGACGATTTCGACTCACGATCCCACTTTGCCAATGCCACCTACAAGCTCGGCGCGAATCACAAACTGGGTGCCTACGCGTACTTCATGGATCTTCGCAATACCGGCGGCAACAACAACAGCAACAACACCTGGGGCGTCCATCTGGGAGGCAAACTCCCTGTCAGTGACGACCTGAGCCTCGGTTACTACGGAGAGTACGCCAAGCAAAAGGATGCAGATGGCAGCACTCTGAGCTACCGCGCTGACTATTGGCACGGGAAGGTATCCGCGACCTTTGGCAAGAAGTACACGGTCGGAGTCGGCTATGAGTCACTCGGTGCCGAAGATGGAGACGCCTTCCGCACACCGCTGGCAACTCTTCACAAGTGGAACGGCTTCGCTGACGTGTTCCTCAGCACCCCGATGGAGGGCCTGAACGACGCGTATGCGTTCGTGTCGATGCCACTGCCGTGCAAGATGACCTTCAAGGCCTTCTACCACGACTTCTCACAGGAAGACAGTCGCGGCGATACTGGGCATGAGTACGATCTGGTATTGGTCAAGCAGCTCCCCTGGAAGATCAAGGCACTGGCCAAGTACGCGCGCTACACCTCGGAAGTGCCGAACGCCGTAGGCGACACGCGGGCCCTAGCATCGGACTGGACACGAGTCACCTTCCAGCTCGAGTACAAGTACTAG